A segment of the Macrobrachium nipponense isolate FS-2020 chromosome 4, ASM1510439v2, whole genome shotgun sequence genome:
TCTTCTGCCAGGCGCCCCTATGGAATTCAGGACGCTAACACTCACCACCTCACCTCCTTCCGTGCCCTCCTGGAGGAGGTGAACGGGCGGGAAGGACACGACACTCAAGAGCTCTCCACACACTCCATCTCCTCCTCCGAGGACGTGAGATCCTCGTCTTCCTCGTCGTCGCTGGAGACGAGGGCGTCCTCCAGATCGTAGATGTAGTCGATGACAGACTGGATGAGTTCCAGCTTAGTGACGGGACGATCTTTGGGACACATTGGAACCAAGTTCTGAAGGCGTTCCAGGTACATGAGCACATCGGCACCGTCAGTTTTGGGTGGTGCCTTGTGGACTTTGCCTTCGATAACGCCCATGACGGCGTGGACTGGAGATACACAGCGTTGTACTCTCATCTTGACTTAGTGTTGAATAGTGTTACACGAGATAACAGAACGATCACTAGCAGAAAGCTGCTTAACAGGAACGGCTTTAACACCAAAGTTGCGCTAAAGGAATACGAGGATAGCGGTCGCGACGTCGGCTTTTATGCGCGTGGCGGAGGGACGGCCCCGCCCACTCGTTCTCCTCGACCAATCCCGACGCTTGCATCCGGGTGTGCGCTGAGGTGCTAAATAATACAATGATATCACTAACTGATCTATGTTGTACAGGGCAGAATTAAGTTTTGTTTCACGTGGCAGATTCTCCTTGCAACGAGAAAAACTGTTTCCACGGCCATCGCAGTTGTATATGCCTTAAAATACCcgataaaataaacattatcgATTCGAGGGTGAAACAGGCAGGGCCTCCTCGGCGGTTAGCCTGGGAATGCAGCTGGGTGTGGGGTGGTAGGAGGGAGATGAGGATGTAGGAGGGGGAGTTTGGAAATAGACGGTTAGTGCGTGTGTATGTAACGTTCAAGTTCTGTGCGTCAATACCGGTCGTTCTGGGACACTGTACATCTGGTTTCAACTGTCCCATCATGGTCGTCGTAGGTTTCCCACGGATGCACCCATAAGACCTGACCCGACCTTATGCCCGTGACATCTTCCTGCTGTCTCTCCCACACGCCACCTGACCCATCCCAAAATCCTCCATTACATCTTCCACCCCTGCGCATACTCAACGCCGTCCTTCCCAGAAACCTGCCAGAGGGagtgtaagtataaaaatagaaaatataagggAGAGGGTTCCTATTTTTAacgactttcatttttttaattccaaGCACTATATCCTACTAATAAAAGTTCAACATGGCTATAATTATTTGACGGACTCCACGAGGACACATCTAACTCTTGTGCAATAGCAGTAGTCTCATCGGTAGGGCCCCGTCACCGATAGGACCTGTTTATTCACGACTGATTGATAACAGTTTTTGTAATAGAATATCCATCGAATAAATGAGTATTGGTCTGTCGTCGATAATTAAACGGAAATGAAAGTACAATATCCCCGGTATGTTTCGTAACGAGTGGAGCTGGAATTCGTCGAAGAGTCCGTGAACCAAGAGGCAGGCTGCAGCCCGTTCAGTCCTGTCTTCCTTTTTGCCACGTTGTCGTCTCACAGATGTCCTAGAAAGGTGCCCAacggttttcttcctttttcccacTTCCTATTTATTCATTCTGTCTGTTACATACTTATTAGCACCTATCGCATCTGTTTGTCAGTAAGATAGTTTGCGCGTAAACCGATCGTTGAgatagaaatttctctctctctctctctctctctctctctctctctcttatctctctctctcgttttaattgAAAACTTCGATttttgtctattatatatatatatatatatatatatatatatatatatatatatatatatatattattcagaaattcacccctttttttctctagtcactctctctctctctctctctctctctctctgtatgtatgtatgtatgtactatccCATAATTATCTCGTTGGCGTAGAGTATATGCATTGCTTGCACAGACAAGAAATTAACAAATGTACACATGTTCTCGTAACCATCACGATTCGTATGATTCATCAGCAAAGAGCCACTACGCAGCGCAGCTGTGACTATAGAACAAAATCGCGCTGAAAAGCGGGAAAAATACTACGACGCCGTCGAAGTGAGTCACTTTCTACTATTACTGCTACTTCATTAGCGCTAAATATGACTCAGAAATGGGCTCTTGTCGTCATCTCTGTTATGATCATTATATCAGTTGGTTGATATGATTATCATTTAGTACTGATAGTCTTATATTGATCTATAATTAAGTACATTATTTGTCATGAAATACTATTATTGTAAGTATCAGTACCAGTAGAATTTGGTTTTTGCTTGTGAGACACAAAAGATACGGAATAAGACTGATTATTATAAAGTGAATGGTTACAAAAGATACCGGGTAAGAGATAACAGatagtatatactatactctgttttttttttcatctttccatccgcctgtggtgtttttgtatggtaacactgcgtcccggcctttaaatagttacggtatgtgtaagttttaggtaaataaaaggatatctgggtacatttgcaactgaaaagtgttataataatttactgtatgcgaagtacaccgttaatattcgaaataggatatcattattattgttgaatgtaagcggAATGCAATTATCTAAATCCCGgagcgcagtgttaccatacggaaacaccataggcggatggacagatgaaaaaaaacagagtatagataacaCGTAACGCTTACGCCCACCAAGACTTATCCACTTATCCTGTGAAATCCTATaaaaaccttttattattattaaagtattgGAATGGTAGTTCTTAGACTGCTATGATCTCAACCTGGGACTATAAAAAAAGTTAGCAAGatcaaccccacccccccaccccaccccacaagcgcctcagtggcgtggtcggtttggtcttggcctgccacctcggtggtcgcgagttcgattctcgggcattccactgaggtgtgagagatgtgtatttctggtgatagaagttcactcgatatggttcggaggtcacgttaagccgttggtcccgttgctgaataaccactggttccatgcagcgtaaaaacaccatacaaacaaacaaacaatatcatCCCGAAAACTTTAtagccatatatgtatatgctcatatatataaaattaatactaaaaggacctcattcaaattgGATGGGActgtttgtccttgaaagcttgtttttttttaatatataactcCGCTATAGATACCAtctagtttgaatgaggtccttttggtaactgtactattgcacagaacacttgtgtatgtgtgagttaatttattttacatataattatatatgtttgtgtatatcaGGAATTTGGTCATGTCAAGGGACTTATCTCCAGTATTTCAGGTTGTGGAACGTACATGTGATAGTACTGATATTGTGGAACAGAAGTTTCCTGTTATGCAAGGAGCTACAAAATGCTATATTGCTTGTATTATGCGCTCCGTAGTTAATTTTACATATTGCGGTAAAAGCTTGTTGTTTTAAACTATATGATGTCCATATTATAACCCCCGGGTActaccgtcagtgcacttcatgcggtgcactgtaggcgttgctGAAGGTTTTTTGCACCGTCCCTTCGACccatagttgcaacccctttctacCGTCTTCTaaccgaggttttcctcctttcaaacatttttcctcTCAATTTCCGGTTCAGCGCGAATTGACCTCtcaagtcccagcgcttggcctttggtttacaatttttttatattctatcaaATTATACTATTCTTCAGAAGATTTTTCCTaatcgctatagtagattcacatcaaccgtgcatctgatgcctaggccagtcccttacgacgctcctgattggctgtcgataagccaatcacaggcaggatgtatgttccacttctcctgagggatacttttgaaagacgtatctctcaggagaggtggaacatacatcctgcctatgtgaactctctcgagatactgagagtttctagccctgtgactggcttatcatcagccaatcagggagtcgtaagggactggcctagacatcagatgcacggttgatgtgaatctactatagtattgtgTTATTTTTTAGAATCTTCGGTTTCAAGTAGTCTATCATCGTGcactgaatgaattttttttttatctaaattagATTGGCTCAAAAATGTAGTACATATAACAGTGGCGTCCATTTCGCTGTGGAAATTTCAGTTGAAATCTCGGTGTGTGGGTGGTTGTTATTTGGGTATGTTTATCTTTGGTTTCGTAATTTCGTACTACGGCAGCAGTCGCCCTTTTAACTTGGTTGTGTATAAAGAAAACATTACATTTTTCGACAATATCTGGAATTTGGAAAACCGGAAATACAACTTGGGTCACTTTCTTTAAGGAAACTGGTCCTAAAACTTCTGACATCTAGATGTAAGTGCATGATTTTGCGTCTAGCATTTGCAGCATTATCTGGGAAGACATTGGATCATTAGACTCTCTTCTGGCAGCGTTAGGTGGTGTTATTTCTAGTGCTATTGAACAGCAGGCTGGTAATGGAAAGTATTGCCAATCGTAGTCTGAATAATAAAGTATGTACGGTATTGTTAACTATACACGAAGAGAAATCTAGTGTTTAGTCCTGCCGCCAAAGATTTATAATCAAAATTTTCTCTGATAGCATTTTCCTGacgtattattattcagaagatgaaaccaattcatatggaacaaaccggtggggccattgacttgaaattcaagcctccgaagaatatggtgttatGACACGATATGACACATAACCAGGTCTGGCGTTCTTGTTATGACACAACATCGCTTGTAACCAGGTCTGGCGTTCATGACATATCACATCTATAACCAGGCCAGGCATCCGTGTTATGATTTcagtatatacagatatgtaggtaggtgaaatgagtatgtatatacagtgtatatgtatgggtatatgtatgtatatacatagtaaattcaagtatgtaatgattaagaataaaataaaaaaatgtgtagaATCTAAGATGGTTATGCATTGTTACAAGGAAGACAATAATACTCTcatcggataaaattctgaatgtaattctgttaaaattttaaaatattgcatattttctaatgaaagatgaaaaaaaaagtacggCGTTCGACATGATAGCGTCTGCGACCTTCGTTTCCCAATACAGATATTTACGAGTGATTTGCTCATTCATATGCATCATCTGATTATATTCCTCCTTTCCCTGCTTCGTATGTTGTCACTTATGAGCAGCGCTTATTGTGTAAACGTCTTGAATAAGTGAGTACCctctttttgctgtttttttttttttttttataatgaaagctTATTCTGGTGATATAACGAGTGCTGATCTTCAAAGTAGGAAAATGTTATAACTCTCCCACGTCAGTTTAACCTTAGGTTTTTGCCGATATGAATTCAAATTATCCGTCATATAACATTACGTCGAAAACAGACATAAATTAATGCGAAACTGACTCCTAGACATTCGTAATCACCGTCATTGCCAGATGCGACCATCGTGATTATAGTGCAATAgcgacttcttcttctttttgtttttctgccGCCTTTGTTCCCATCGTTTGTGAATTGCTCACCCCTTCACAAACATCGCAAACGCTAATGATGGGGCATAATATATCTTTCGGGGGAGTAGGGGGTGAGAACACAATTTATGGTATGCGCTGCGGCTGTACATAATTGCCAGACGTTCCTGGACGCCAGGTGTTCGGCTGCTGGCCTCCTCAACATTTCCTTGTGGGCGATTTCGACGAAGCTCTCGAGGaagtttttcttcttccctttttcctCGTTCGGCTGCGCGACTGAATTTTCATTTGTCTATGAAGGATTTGGTGAAATTTAGGGATTAAAACCCCGCTAAATATTCAAGGCAGAATTAATTTGGATTGTTATTCAACACAAAACCATAAAGGACTTTTGAATTTGTTTTAGTCGATGAAATTTTTCGCGTATCTCCGGCAATTTATTCGctaatgaacaaaaagaaaaagttcaaCGACTTTTCAATTCTGTGAACTCGATGAGGTAACTGAAGTTTCGCTGAACTGCTTCGAGGCATTTTCGACTGTATGATTTTCTTATAAGAAAACCGTACTTGAACATGATTTTGAAATATGTGAATTCCATTGGTGACTGAATTTTCACGTTTGTACAGCGGCTTTGACGTTGCTTGAGGGgttttgatttttgtgaattcGATTTGCAGTTGCATAATTGATGAATATCTCCAATAGATTCTTTATCTTGTTCCAATCTCtcagaaaaagaaatggaatttgatttttgtaattttagaaaaataaatgggatttgatttttatcattttaggaAAATAAATGGGATTTTGTCTTTGTAATTTTAGGAAAATAAGGAACTTGAGTTTTGTCATTTTAGAAAATTCAGGAATTTGAGTTTTgtcattttagaaaaataaatgcgATTTGATTTCTGTCATTCTGAATGCTTAACTGAATGTTAACATTGATCATTATTGCAAACTGtttaattatatgattataattgAATAGgatcttttttaaaaattgatcccctcaagggttttaacccgataTGTACCCACCTTTGTGGCTTGTTTAGTACAATCCCGTTGGGGATGacggtaaaaacataaacaaaagactgtaaatgtcAAAAAGATTATGACCCCTAAGAAATATTAGCCCTAGATCACGACCCCTAAAACCCTTAGGGGTGACTATCGAGGAAAGATAGGATTGAATAActaaatgttgatatttttacaatGAACATATAGAAATTACCTGTAAATTCCTCCAAAGGATTTTTAAATTCAGTGACTTCGCTCTGTTTACTGCGTTTTCACTTTTCCCGAATAGTTTTGTGGTTATTCAAGGACAAGTAACCGCAGCAGACATTACATTTCGTGAGCCCGTCTGGGTAACTgaatttaaaaaacatatttaagaatAAGTAACAATACTTTTAgactatttttctctttatatataaatattcatgttttattctatgtctgcatttatttttcacattatttCTGTACGAGTTTTATATAGTTTATGATTTACATTAATTCAACTTGGTAACATGTTGGTCACTTTACTCTGTTAATAGTTTATTTGGTTattagttgaaaataattgaCAAGAGCTTGAGAATCACCTGACTTATAGAATTAAATTTAATTGAACTTTGCGAATTCGATTGGGTATCTTAATTTTCTAATCGATTCCTGTGAGGAATTTTGAATACCTCATTAGTGATATATTACTTGCAATTTATTGATGTCCTCAGACGGTGGCCGGAAATAAGGTCAcacggaaaaaagtcacagggaaatattcacaattttggctagaaaAATAAGCCACAGGAAAAAGGTCacactgatttatttatggtggtcggtaataaagtcacaggaaaaaattgacaattttGGCCAAGAAAAtaagtcacaagaaaaaaagttaatttatgatggccggaaataaagtcccaggaaaaaaagtcacagggaaatattcacaattttggctaggaaaataagtcaagaaaaaagtcacattaatttatgatgGCCGGAAATAGTCtcagggaaaaaagtcacaggaaaaaattgacaattttGGCCAAGAAAAtaagtcacaagaaaaaaagtTGATTTATGATGGCCGGAAATAAAGACccagggaaaaaagtcacagggaaatattcacaattttggctaggaaaataagtcaggaaaaatgtcacattaatTTATTGTGGCCGCTAATAAAGTCAGAGGGAAAAGATCACAATATTTCCTTGgggtcattatcatttttatatttacggtaagccccaacgggcttgtactaaacacgccgcaaaggtatATACCATCGATACATACCGGATTAAAGTTTACCCATAagccccgtagtggggtagtgccgtcagtgcaacctcatgcggtgtactgtaggcattacttaaggttctttgcagcgtgccttcggcccctagctgcctttcattacttttactgtacttccttttatatgctctttcttccctcttactttccaccctctcctaacaattgatttatagtgcaactgctttgaggttttcatcctgttacacctttcgaaccttttactgtcagtttccgtttcagcgctgaatgaccttatgggtCCTTGTGCTTGGCCTCTgacctaaatactatattcaaagTTTACCCTTGGagttcactatctaggaaagaataatgtaactttttttccccttaactttttttttttttgtacatggaTTCTCTTAAACGGGGTACTTACTTtgggaaaaaagcaaaaaaccgCTTTTTGTATTCATGATATGAATTAGATTATTGAATTTTTGGCTAAGTTCTACAATCAGTGTGGCAAAGACGCCAACAGACGAATTTGGTGAATTCGGTCAAATGACTGAATGTTCCAACAGTGCAGAAACTCTCTATCTTTCTTGGAAATATCTGTGGACtattttcctttattcctcacaccgttggactctggaacagtctcccagaggatgtcgtgcaattggaacttcattGAAGCGAGAATACAGTGCATTACTACtgtaatactattcttcttgcattttaatgcttattaatctcttttttttttttttaataagtggtactatctcttctttctgcatttccctttacttcattttactcctttctaatgaacaccatattattattttattattattattattattattattattattattattattattattatgattattattattattttattattaattaattattattattattattattattattaattattattattattattattattattattattattaaaatagtttaaccacaCCTCTCAACCAaattgtcaattattattattattatattttaaccaAATCACTAAACTAAATCGCCAAACAGCACTTACATAGGTTGCTTCTCTGAGCCTCTTGATTTATGTTTCTGTAAACTTCATAAAACTGCGAAATTACATTGATGTAGGCATAGTGTGCAAAGTTCATTTTTAATTATCGAATGAAATGTATTCTTTTATACCGAATGACCTAAGTCGTAACGGGTACAAATATTTGCTAAATGAACAGAGAAGTTGCCAGTCCTGTTGGTTAATttgtaagtatataaataaataattgtgttAATTCTACAGATTAATTGCCGATTAAAagcgttttttttatgttttcattgaaCGAAGGCCAATACTTCCACAAGTTGTTATATAAACTGTAACATTcccttggaaaaaataaaattgaggaaACCAAGACGCATTTTATGTTATCTAATACGCAAAGAACTCTAAGATTAAAATTCtgcaaaaagaaatattaatttatttaagcaTAATATGAGCTGGAAGACTTCAGTTCTTAAGACGATAAACAGAATAAAAGGCTAAGGTTTACGAAGTCTAAAGGGGAATACATTCACTCctggaaaatagaaatatgaaaattgttgtaccaaaaatatttgcaaacataAAACCAGGTTAAAAAGTCAGACTGTAAATAAAGACATATTCGTCTGATTGCAAATATgagaaaggtaatgttaaatatggtaaaaaaaactcctataactaggtttaaaagTCAGGCTATGAATAAAGACTGATATTCGTCTGATTATAAATaagaaaggtaatgttaaatATTTTAACAAACTCTTAAAACTAGGTTGAAAAGTCAGAAAGTAAATATAGACTGATATTCGTCCGATTGCAAATAAGAAAGAAGTCATGTTAGATATATCAACAATTTCATAAACCTAGGTTGAAAAGTCAGActtataaataaagactgatattCGCCTGATTATAAATAAGAAAGGCAATGTTAAATCTATTAACAAACCCATAAAACCAGGTTAAAATTAGACTTATAATTAAAGACTGATATTCTTCTGATTACATATAAGAGAAAGACAATGTTAAATTTAATAACAAACCCATAAAACCAGGTTGAAATTAGACTTATAATTAAAGACTGATATTCTTCTGATTACAAATAAGAGAAAGCCAATGTTAAATATATTAACAAACCCATTAAACCAGGTTAACATTAGACTTATAAATAAAGCCTGATATTCGTCTGACTATAGATAAGAAAGACAATGTTAAATCTATTAACAAACCCATAAAACCAGGTCAATATTAGActtataaataaa
Coding sequences within it:
- the LOC135210870 gene encoding protein extra-macrochaetae-like, giving the protein MRVQRCVSPVHAVMGVIEGKVHKAPPKTDGADVLMYLERLQNLVPMCPKDRPVTKLELIQSVIDYIYDLEDALVSSDDEEDEDLTSSEEEMECVESS